ACACCAACTGGGTTAACGTGAGCCAATGACGCGACCAACAACCGAGACGCAACGAATCCCTTCGATCACGACTTCAAGTCAAGATCGATCTCTTCCGATCAATCAGACATCGATCCCAGAACGAGTCGGGGCTTGAGTCTGGAACCGTTCCGAGGACATACAATCCACCGATGACCTAACCAGATCTCAATCCAGACCAATTTTGCCGACCCCTCTAGCACAAACTCGAGAAGAAATGAACGAACTTCGAGGAATGCTCTCATCTTTGATCGACGAAATTCGTAACCAAAGGATTGCCAATCAAACAATCACTAACCAACTAGACCAAGCTGAGAGGGAACTCGCAGAGCATCGAGCTCCAAACACTCGAGAAAGAAATCAAACGCCCCTCGATCCGTTAAGAGCGGTGTCGAACCCCCAAAGCATCGATCTATTCGGCACTCCAGAGATCCCAAGTGCTCGATCCGGACGCTACACAGGGGAAAAGTCACAACGACCCCCGCCGCAGAGCATGACCCACCGAGGCTTAAGCTACAGCAGATTGGACGAGATCGACACTGGGCTCCAACGCCCAAGAAGCACTCTGATCCACTTCCAGAATGAATCAACGGAAAGATAGGGAGAATCGAGAACACGGATCCCACCGACAAACCATTCGATCCCCAAAAATCGAACTCCATCCGCAACGAGGACCTTTCACCAAGCGGGATTCGATAACTCAACAGAACAAGCTCGAAGGCATGATCTTCGCGGTCCCGTCAATATCGATCTCCAAAGGGAAGACCTAGGGATCCCGAATGAAACCGGAGCGTTTCAAAATTATATCGAGTGGAACGATGTCGAGCTCTAAAGGATACATGCGATCGTGCATATGGCAACGAGCTCTGCCTCGGATATCAACATGGTCATCGAGGAAACCAGAAGGACTCCATTTACAAACAAAATCGCCAGCGTTAGACTGCATCACGTTGGGAAGTTAAAATTCCCCGAATATGCAGGAAACATAGACCCAAAGTCCCACGTACGAGCTTTCCGTTTAGCAATATCGAGAGCACACCTCACCAACGACAAAAAAGAGGACGGTTACTGCCGCTTCTTCGCCGAGAACCTCACAAAGCTGCCCTCGAATGGTTTGCTGGACTAGAAGAAAACTCGATTGACAATTTCACTCAGTTGGTATCTACATTCCTCAAACAGTATTCAGTTTTCATAGAGACAAGAGTTACCGAGGCAGATCTTTGGAATCTCAAACAAGCAACTTTCGAGCCGTTGAGAGTGTACATAAACAAGTTCTGAGAAATCAAGGCCAAGATTTCCCATCCGAACAAGGTCGTCGCCCTAGCAGCATTAAAGAACGGCGTCTGGTTTTCATCCAAATTTAGGGAAGAAGTGGCAGTACGAGCACCTATCTCGTTAGATGACGCCCTACACCGAGCCTCTTATTTCACAACCCACGAAGAGGAGGTCACAGCTTTGAAAGAACAATATAGCGCGAACAAGAATAACTCAACCAAAAAGCCTGCTACTCCTAAAGAGCCAACCACCAAAAAGCAACATTCCTATGCAATAAATAACTCGCCGCAAAAGTCTTCAACATACTACCTCAACAAATACTGCGCCTTCCATGATCGCAAGGGCCACTCGACCAAAGAATGTCGAGCTGCACTTCGCAGTCAaaacgaaaataagaaaactattGAAGAagccggagaggaagaagaagagccagTGACTCCAAAATCCAACCGAAAGGCCAAAGTCTCAACAAACAAAAGCGACAGGGAGATCGAGCAGGAATCACCGAGCTCTCCACCACCAGCTCCGAAGAAAAGAGTTGTAATGATTTCGTGGGGGCCAAACAACAACGCAACTGACGAAATCAAGAGCCAGACCAGATCACTCCTCCTCCCAGTGTCACTCAGTACAACCCAAATACAGAGCCCCCTCGCAGAAAAATCTCCAACTTCAAACGAAagaacaaaatgaccaaaattcgTGAGCTATTAGAAAAACCGATTGCCTTACAGATTCAGAAAAAGACAGAATGCAGACCCTTAATCGCAATCTGTCTGGGGGGCAGAGACACTACCGACCAGCACTGACTAAGAGATGGAATCTTTCGGCCCACGACAAAGGCAAAAAATGGATCGACTTCATTTCCGGAGGTTCCAAGTTCTGCAATTCGGTCAATTCAATCAAAGAGTACCAACAGAGAGCCGAAAACAACGTAGGAGTGAGAGAACCCCTATCAGGTCTCGATCATAAAATCACCTTCGACGAAAACGAGACCGCAAATATCGATAAACCACATGACGACGCTCTCGTGATACGACTCGACGTCGGCGGCTGCGAACTATCCCGAGTAATGATCGACACTGGAAGCTCGGCCGATGTCCTCTTCTACGACGCGTTTAAAAGGATGGGATTCACCAAAGCACTCCTAAAGCAAGAGTGAACTCCCCTCATCGGGTTCGCAGGAGAAACAACTTACTTTCTCGGATCGATCGAACTCGCGGTAACCGCTGGAGAAATTAGTAAAATCAAAGAATTCATCGTGATAGACCGTCCAGCCCAGTTCAATGCAATCCTTGGGAAGCCTTGGCTATATACCATGAAGACAGTCCCCTCAACATATCACCAATGCATGAAATTTCCAACCCCGAAAGGAGTCGAGACTATCAGAGGAAGCTAGAAGAGCTCCAGGACATGCTACCTCGCGAGCTTTAAGGACATCGAGCAACACCCTTAATCAGGCAGCCAAAATCAACAACAAACGTACCTATGTACACGAAACATCAAACAACAGACCCTATCCCCGGGAAAATAATAgaactacgttatgacttgatccctcattgagggtacgtaggcaactcacgACACGAGTCCAGTCACCCTCCAACTACAAAAGCTCGGAGTAAGCATACCACAGCACCCGGGGAACAACGACGCGACAATATTAAACTGTCTTCTTTTCACAGATatgtaataaaacaaaacccaacATCTTAATAAATACAGTTCTTAGATATCGCAGTTCGAGCATATCAGATTCCCTATATCTACAAATCGCAAAACCATTACAGTTGACCAAAAACCAAGACCTTGATCAAGTCTTCGGCTGCGGCCAACTACGCCAACAAGCGCGACAAAGTTagataacaaaatcttttgttacacCAAAAAAGTCGATAAAAGTATCTACAGCAGATCGACTCACTGCCCCAAAAGATCGGCCTCgcataaacacaaaaataacagCAAAACAAATCAGGACTCACGATCCActctttattaataattaataaataaagcaacaaaaacgaaaagggaaaacagaaacaaaaaaccCCTAAAGCTACTCTTCCATGCCGAATTCGCCATCCTCGAACTGACCACCCGAGCACTTCGTCATGTCATCCGCATCATTCGCCGCTAAAGAGTCCCTAGCAAAGAAATCTTCTGGCAGATCCTCCGAAATTTGAGGCAAATCGAGCTTCCCAACGGAAAAATCCGAAACCGCCATCACATCTAGCTCGGACCCGAACTCGACCTCCTTCGTTTGAAGTCGTAACAACTCGTCCGAGCCCAAAAGATTGTTGTTCATGATttccttcaagagatctataTTTGCCATAACCTCCCTAAGACGAGCTTCACAATCAGTTGTGGcattcttcttctcccactttTCCCAGCACGTCCAAGTAGCTGTCCGCCAGAGCCTTTTTAGCGTCATAAGTTGCACGACGAAGGTCGTCAGAGAACTTATTAGCAAAAGATTCAACCTTCGCTTCCAAAAAGGAAACTTGCTCGAGGGTTGATTTCCTCTCGTTACTCACAACTCGCAGACGAGCTTCGAGCGAAACAGCCTGATTCCCCAATTTCTTAGCAGCGGCCAGTTGAGCGGCATTTGCACGCTCCCGATCTTGAGCTATATTCAAACCGAGCTTTAGTTGTCGAACGACCTTATTTATCTCGTAAAGCTTGTCATAGCGCGGGACATCTTGCAGGTGCTTTTCCAAAGTGGCCGCGAACTCGTTGTTAGCCTCCATAGCCTGGAATGTAACAAATCAGCACACACAAAATGAACCAAAGATTAAACAAGGATCAAGTGTCAAAAAGAACGACCTTTGCATGAGCCACAACCATCTTTACATAAGCCTCGCGTTCCGTCATATTTCAAAAAGAAGGAAGCGGACATCCAGCTGGTTTGAAGTGCCTCACCATGTGAGCAGCACTGTCCGGATCTTCCGTAATAGGGCAATCCTTAAAGTGTGAGAACTACCAATGAAACGGTTTAGCAACAACCGCTTCACCTAAGACACTGAGACGATGGTCCGAGCCATTCGTCTTCGCCTTCTTCAGGGGGCGGGCACCCTCGGGGTCCTTGGCCTCTTGGGTTGAAGCCCGCGGAAGTTGGGTCTCCGGATCGAATGCGTTCCGCATTAACACTACCAGTTCGAGTTCGCACCGTATCGGAATCGCGGGGGTTTGATCTTCTCGAAGCCATGTTCCattgaaaagcaaaaaaaaaaaattaaacgacaCATTATGGTAAGTCCCAGAATAAAGCAAAGCTTTATAAGGATCAAGGCCTCGCCGTATCGCATCGACCCAAAAAAGAAAATCTCGAAGATCGCGAAAAACAAAAGAcctaaacagaaaaaaagaaaagaaaaaaatttaactagAACCGGAATCATTGGGGACAGACGATCCCCCGACTTGATCTGCCGAATCATCTGAGACTTGAGGAAGATCAAGCTCGGAGATCGACCAATCCGGCACG
The nucleotide sequence above comes from Brassica oleracea var. oleracea cultivar TO1000 unplaced genomic scaffold, BOL UnpScaffold00673, whole genome shotgun sequence. Encoded proteins:
- the LOC106319883 gene encoding uncharacterized protein LOC106319883, which translates into the protein MATSSASDINMVIEETRRTPFTNKIASVRLHHVGKLKFPEYAGNIDPKSHVRAFRLAISRAHLTNDKKEDGYCRFFAENLTKLPSNVFIETRVTEADLWNLKQATFEPLRVEEVAVRAPISLDDALHRASYFTTHEEEVTALKEQYSANKNNSTKKPATPKEPTTKKQHSYAINNSPQKSSTYYLNKYCAFHDRKGHSTKECRAALRSQNENKKTIEEAGEEEEEPVTPKSNRKAKVSTNKSDREIEQESPSSPPPAPKKRVVMISWGPNNNATDEIKSQTRSLLLPVSLNSEKDRMQTLNRNLSGGQRHYRPALTKRWNLSAHDKGKKWIDFISGGSKFCNSVNSIKEYQQRAENNVGVREPLSGLDHKITFDENETANIDKPHDDALVIRLDVGGCELSRVMIDTGSSADVLFYDAFKRMGFTKALLKQE